The following coding sequences lie in one Nonomuraea muscovyensis genomic window:
- a CDS encoding single-stranded DNA-binding protein has translation MSGETSITIIGNLTNDPELRFTQTGTAVATFTIASSPRVYNKQLERWEDGEALFMRCSAWRDLGEHVCESLTRGIRVIASGQLRMRTYETSEGDHRTVFELTVDEIGPSLRFATAKPVRAARKVPSSHDGGAPDPWAPAAPADDKPPF, from the coding sequence ATGTCCGGCGAGACCAGCATCACCATCATCGGCAACCTGACCAACGACCCCGAACTGCGTTTCACTCAGACCGGTACGGCCGTCGCCACCTTCACCATCGCCTCAAGCCCGCGTGTCTACAACAAGCAGCTCGAACGGTGGGAAGACGGCGAGGCCCTGTTCATGCGCTGTTCGGCCTGGCGCGACCTCGGCGAGCACGTCTGCGAGTCGCTCACCCGAGGTATCCGCGTCATCGCCTCAGGACAGCTCCGGATGCGTACGTACGAGACCAGCGAGGGCGACCATCGCACGGTCTTCGAGCTGACCGTCGATGAGATCGGCCCTTCCCTGCGGTTCGCCACCGCCAAGCCCGTGAGGGCGGCGCGCAAGGTCCCGAGCAGCCATGACGGCGGCGCACCTGATCCGTGGGCGCCCGCCGCTCCGGCGGACGACAAGCCGCCGTTCTAA
- a CDS encoding DUF2637 domain-containing protein: MNALTREERAAIAITASVTGALGVLGFVNSFDRVAGAAEPSFGWFAWTVPLGIDLGIAAFSALDIVLARLCMRLGWLRFIPWALTGATVYLNVAAYLGADWFAVVAHALLPLLWVIAVEVGAHVVRKLAELARPDHMDGIRRSRWLLAPLATAVLWRRMVLWEIRSYPEALGRERERVLAKTELQDRYGRLWHWKATRRERALYRLGELTPGDVAVQVRAVPDDPPALPAAPRKPRLSLRAPRKTPPLNVSDLVPLGRRVAADLEAQGEPLTRDRLRDAIRSHGQSISTDRAGALLAHLKTEPVPDGEAA, encoded by the coding sequence ATGAACGCTCTGACCAGGGAAGAACGGGCAGCGATCGCCATCACGGCTTCCGTCACCGGAGCACTCGGCGTCCTCGGGTTCGTCAACAGCTTCGACAGGGTGGCCGGCGCGGCCGAACCGTCCTTCGGGTGGTTCGCCTGGACGGTGCCGCTCGGCATCGACCTGGGCATCGCCGCGTTCTCCGCCCTGGACATCGTGCTGGCCCGTCTCTGCATGCGGCTGGGCTGGCTGCGGTTCATCCCGTGGGCGCTGACCGGCGCGACTGTCTACCTGAATGTGGCCGCGTACCTCGGTGCGGACTGGTTCGCCGTCGTCGCCCACGCGCTGCTTCCGTTGCTGTGGGTCATCGCCGTCGAGGTCGGCGCGCATGTCGTCAGGAAGCTCGCGGAACTGGCCCGGCCCGATCACATGGACGGCATCCGCCGCTCCCGCTGGCTGCTGGCGCCGCTGGCGACCGCCGTGTTGTGGCGGCGCATGGTGCTCTGGGAGATCCGCAGCTACCCGGAGGCTCTCGGACGGGAACGCGAACGCGTCTTGGCCAAGACGGAGCTGCAGGACCGGTACGGCCGCCTCTGGCACTGGAAGGCCACCCGCCGCGAACGAGCGTTGTACCGCCTCGGCGAACTCACGCCGGGAGACGTCGCAGTGCAAGTGCGGGCGGTCCCCGACGATCCGCCGGCCTTGCCGGCCGCGCCCCGCAAGCCGCGTCTGAGTCTTCGCGCACCCAGGAAGACGCCACCGCTGAACGTGAGCGATCTCGTACCGCTGGGACGGCGCGTGGCCGCCGACCTCGAAGCTCAGGGCGAGCCGCTGACCCGTGACCGGCTACGAGACGCCATCCGCAGCCACGGGCAGAGCATCTCGACCGATCGGGCGGGAGCGCTTCTGGCGCATCTGAAGACAGAGCCCGTACCGGACGGTGAGGCCGCCTGA
- a CDS encoding aminoglycoside phosphotransferase family protein: MTVSQSPIIPFTSDEAQATLRDACQVAGLTSAGARLIRLGENALYVLPAERVVVRIARSLDVLADARKEVAVSAWLNEASLPAARTTAHEQPFVVRDKPVTLWHFIESRGTPANLNDLAAVLRALHQMPVPTELALPEFDVLGRVSERISATDVLSDEERQFLLMRYQQLQAGYATLNFPLASCAVHGDAHSDNLIKAVDGTVVLIDFERFAFGPPETDLAVTAIEHTLGWGSRAEYDRFAELYGFDVMAWEGYPVLRDINELKMTTWLMQNVNENETIAQEFRNRLFCLQNPEAPRRWRPF; the protein is encoded by the coding sequence TTGACGGTATCCCAGTCGCCCATCATCCCTTTCACCTCGGATGAAGCGCAGGCGACCCTTCGAGACGCATGCCAGGTTGCCGGTCTGACAAGCGCTGGCGCTCGGCTGATACGTCTCGGCGAGAACGCTCTGTACGTGTTGCCGGCCGAGCGAGTAGTGGTGAGAATTGCCCGCAGCCTGGACGTGCTGGCCGACGCTCGCAAGGAGGTGGCTGTGTCGGCTTGGTTAAACGAAGCAAGCCTTCCGGCGGCGCGAACGACTGCTCATGAGCAACCATTTGTCGTGAGGGATAAGCCCGTCACACTATGGCACTTCATCGAAAGCCGTGGAACTCCAGCAAACCTCAACGACCTGGCTGCAGTTCTTCGCGCGCTCCATCAGATGCCGGTTCCCACAGAACTGGCGCTACCGGAATTCGACGTCCTCGGGCGCGTATCGGAACGCATCTCCGCGACTGACGTCCTCTCGGATGAGGAACGTCAATTCCTGCTGATGAGGTATCAACAGTTGCAAGCGGGCTACGCAACTCTGAACTTCCCTCTGGCCTCATGTGCTGTCCATGGTGACGCCCATTCCGACAACCTCATCAAGGCGGTTGACGGCACGGTGGTTCTCATTGACTTCGAGCGCTTCGCTTTCGGCCCTCCCGAAACCGACCTCGCCGTCACGGCCATCGAACACACCCTGGGCTGGGGCAGTCGTGCCGAATATGATCGGTTCGCTGAGCTGTACGGCTTCGATGTCATGGCGTGGGAAGGCTATCCCGTGCTCAGAGACATCAACGAGTTGAAGATGACGACCTGGTTGATGCAGAACGTCAACGAAAACGAGACCATCGCGCAAGAGTTCCGTAATCGCCTTTTCTGTCTTCAGAACCCGGAGGCGCCCCGGCGGTGGCGGCCCTTCTAA
- a CDS encoding cell division protein FtsK: MVRIDQPGPTDGDWRTALEAKARSRQPIVPLWLRSRTEAIQTLKWVSLHYLHVAGYQVVRLPLYGGRLTARAPRGLLHLVGGIVKWTFDLEGEPVRLAAVQKADPEVYLKLSRQRDSRVRLRVLISSAALVTLLVVGLMMAEQTTTMQWAAFAVAIAALGILGKPADRPLIDRAVVPSTVEKLTSDIVVRALTVLGIGGINQAMAKNPKDAIRFVAPITRDGPGWRADIDLPYGVTVADVMDKRDRMASALRRPLGCIWPEGDSSVHEGRLILWVGDKDLSKTVVKSPLVKASSHDVFKGIPFGCDPRGRAIVVPVIEQNILIGSQPGQGKTASVRVLASGAALDPSAELWIHELKGTGDLDPHEQNCHRYVSGIEDEAIAYAADSLTLLRKEVMRRAAALKALPADLCPDKKVTRQIADRRSLGLHPLVAIFDECQNLFAHPDFGAKAGEDAEFIIKLGRALGVVLMLATQRPDKDSLPTGISANVTIRFCLRVAGQLENDMILGTSAYKNGIRATVFQPKVDAGIGYLLGATPMPKVVRTAYLDTPATEHIAKRAHALRASVGVLGRHPLGETPEHVTPSFDLLADILAVVPPAEAKVWNEVIVDRLAELRPEVYGAWAGLEGGAKTAQLTTALKPYGIKTMQVWGTSEGGGKGANRIGVARDDITTAVAQRDRGRAS; the protein is encoded by the coding sequence GTGGTCCGCATCGACCAACCCGGTCCGACCGATGGCGACTGGCGGACCGCGCTGGAGGCGAAGGCACGCAGCCGGCAGCCGATCGTCCCGCTGTGGCTGCGGTCCCGAACCGAGGCCATCCAGACTCTCAAGTGGGTCAGTCTCCACTACCTGCACGTGGCCGGGTACCAGGTCGTCCGCCTGCCGCTGTACGGCGGACGACTGACCGCCCGCGCTCCTCGCGGCCTGCTCCACCTGGTCGGCGGCATCGTCAAGTGGACGTTCGATCTGGAGGGCGAGCCGGTACGGCTGGCCGCCGTGCAGAAGGCCGACCCAGAGGTATACCTCAAGCTCAGCAGGCAACGGGACTCCCGCGTGCGGCTGCGTGTGCTGATTTCCAGCGCTGCCCTGGTCACGCTGCTGGTCGTGGGTCTCATGATGGCCGAGCAGACCACCACGATGCAGTGGGCAGCGTTCGCGGTCGCCATCGCCGCGCTCGGCATCCTCGGCAAGCCCGCCGACCGGCCACTGATCGACCGTGCGGTGGTGCCGTCCACGGTGGAGAAGCTGACCAGCGACATCGTCGTCCGCGCCCTGACCGTGCTCGGCATCGGCGGCATCAATCAGGCGATGGCCAAGAACCCCAAGGACGCCATCCGGTTCGTCGCTCCGATCACTCGGGACGGCCCTGGCTGGCGCGCGGACATCGATCTGCCGTACGGCGTGACCGTGGCCGATGTGATGGACAAGCGCGACCGGATGGCCTCGGCACTGCGCCGTCCGCTGGGCTGCATCTGGCCCGAGGGCGACAGCTCCGTTCACGAGGGACGACTGATCCTTTGGGTGGGAGACAAAGACCTGTCCAAGACCGTCGTGAAGTCCCCGCTGGTCAAGGCCAGCTCGCACGACGTGTTCAAGGGCATCCCGTTCGGCTGTGACCCGCGAGGCCGCGCCATCGTAGTGCCGGTCATCGAACAGAACATCCTGATCGGCTCGCAGCCCGGGCAGGGCAAGACCGCCTCGGTGCGGGTGCTGGCCTCCGGCGCGGCCCTCGACCCGTCCGCCGAGCTGTGGATTCACGAGCTCAAGGGCACCGGCGACCTCGACCCGCATGAACAGAACTGCCATCGCTACGTCTCTGGCATCGAGGATGAGGCCATCGCCTATGCCGCTGACTCGCTCACGCTGCTGCGCAAAGAGGTCATGCGCCGTGCCGCCGCTCTCAAGGCCCTGCCCGCAGACCTGTGCCCGGACAAGAAGGTCACCCGGCAGATCGCCGACCGGCGTTCGCTGGGGCTGCACCCGCTGGTGGCCATCTTCGACGAGTGCCAGAACCTGTTCGCGCATCCCGACTTCGGCGCGAAGGCAGGGGAGGACGCCGAGTTCATCATCAAGTTGGGGCGCGCCCTGGGCGTGGTCCTGATGCTGGCCACCCAGCGGCCGGACAAGGACAGCCTGCCCACCGGCATCAGCGCGAACGTCACCATCCGGTTCTGCCTGCGGGTGGCCGGCCAGCTCGAAAACGACATGATCCTCGGTACGTCGGCCTATAAGAACGGCATCCGAGCCACAGTGTTCCAGCCCAAGGTGGACGCCGGCATCGGCTACCTGCTCGGCGCGACTCCGATGCCGAAGGTGGTGCGTACTGCGTACCTGGACACGCCTGCCACGGAGCACATCGCCAAGCGCGCGCATGCCCTGCGAGCCAGTGTCGGAGTGCTGGGCCGGCATCCGCTCGGAGAGACACCGGAGCACGTGACGCCGAGCTTCGACCTGCTGGCCGACATCCTGGCCGTGGTCCCACCGGCCGAGGCGAAGGTGTGGAACGAGGTCATCGTCGATCGCCTGGCCGAATTGCGGCCCGAGGTCTACGGCGCGTGGGCGGGGCTGGAAGGCGGCGCGAAGACCGCCCAGCTCACAACCGCCCTCAAGCCGTACGGGATCAAGACCATGCAGGTGTGGGGCACGTCCGAGGGCGGCGGTAAGGGCGCAAACCGCATCGGCGTGGCCCGCGACGACATCACCACCGCAGTCGCACAGCGTGATCGAGGGCGGGCTTCGTAG
- a CDS encoding GntR family transcriptional regulator: MSKAKDGLTYVRIAEDIRSRIRQGDPPAGALLPSEAVLARTYGVARGTVRQAVAELERVGLVASEAGRGRRVVGEGPPGVRRAASTQYETVAEGLRKRIESGELVPGQQLPSEAAMAEEFGVSKGTVRQAFQLLASEQMIAAVHGRGWFVGGPDHAQTRADDVADALRREIASGQLFIGAVLPGENVLAQERGVARVTVRRALALLETEGVIEKRAGRGRVVTSQPRGLS, translated from the coding sequence ATGAGCAAGGCCAAGGATGGTCTCACCTACGTACGCATAGCAGAGGACATCCGTAGCCGTATTCGCCAAGGGGATCCTCCCGCCGGCGCGCTGCTGCCCTCCGAGGCCGTCCTCGCTCGCACATACGGCGTGGCGCGAGGAACGGTTCGTCAGGCGGTCGCCGAGCTGGAGCGTGTGGGACTGGTGGCCAGCGAGGCCGGCCGTGGACGTCGCGTCGTGGGGGAAGGCCCGCCGGGTGTCCGCCGTGCAGCCTCCACGCAGTACGAGACAGTCGCCGAGGGGCTGCGCAAGCGCATCGAGAGCGGCGAGCTCGTTCCCGGCCAACAACTGCCCAGTGAAGCGGCGATGGCGGAGGAGTTCGGTGTGTCGAAGGGGACCGTCCGTCAGGCATTTCAGCTACTGGCCTCCGAGCAGATGATCGCCGCTGTTCATGGCAGAGGATGGTTCGTCGGGGGACCGGATCATGCACAGACTCGCGCCGACGACGTCGCCGATGCACTACGACGGGAAATAGCCAGTGGGCAGCTCTTCATAGGCGCTGTGCTTCCCGGGGAGAACGTGCTCGCCCAGGAGCGAGGCGTCGCCCGTGTCACCGTGCGGCGAGCTCTCGCACTGCTGGAAACCGAAGGGGTCATCGAAAAGAGGGCCGGAAGAGGCCGTGTTGTCACGTCGCAACCAAGGGGCCTCTCTTGA
- a CDS encoding GntR family transcriptional regulator, protein MNREDERHLYLRVADQLRERIRSGELREGDRLPSVPGLAADLGISRSTAAEALKVLISEGLAVARSGAGTFVRLPREPQRLIRAWYRATPYGSPFMQDMDRQGREASWAYESESLTAPAEIRDRLSLGEPAGDEEDAVRTHYVFSADGEPVMLSTSWEPLWLTRGTPIVLPEDGMLAGRGVAERMLSIGMPIDDWVEEVGARPGTTEECERLRHAPGAIVVTIQRTYYSGETPVETANIVVPADRFALVYSGRMGRVSGTNKSSAEDGA, encoded by the coding sequence GTGAACCGAGAAGACGAGCGCCACTTGTACCTGCGAGTCGCCGACCAACTGCGCGAACGCATCAGGTCAGGAGAGCTGCGGGAAGGAGATCGCCTGCCCTCCGTACCGGGGCTCGCGGCCGATCTCGGCATCTCACGCTCCACCGCGGCCGAGGCGCTGAAGGTGCTCATCTCCGAAGGTCTCGCCGTCGCACGATCCGGGGCCGGAACGTTCGTTCGACTCCCTCGCGAGCCGCAACGCCTCATCCGTGCGTGGTACAGAGCGACGCCGTACGGCTCGCCCTTCATGCAGGACATGGACCGCCAGGGCCGCGAGGCCAGTTGGGCCTACGAGTCAGAGTCGCTCACGGCGCCAGCGGAGATCCGCGACCGTCTGAGCCTTGGGGAGCCTGCGGGCGATGAGGAAGATGCGGTTCGGACTCACTATGTCTTCTCGGCGGATGGGGAGCCGGTCATGCTCTCGACCAGCTGGGAACCGCTGTGGCTCACGCGCGGGACGCCGATCGTGCTACCTGAGGACGGCATGCTGGCTGGCCGCGGCGTGGCTGAGCGCATGTTGAGCATCGGCATGCCCATTGACGACTGGGTGGAAGAAGTCGGGGCACGGCCTGGGACGACAGAAGAATGCGAACGGCTACGACACGCGCCCGGCGCGATCGTGGTGACGATCCAGCGCACGTACTACTCAGGGGAGACGCCGGTGGAGACAGCCAACATCGTGGTACCGGCCGACCGGTTCGCGCTGGTCTACAGCGGCAGGATGGGGCGCGTCTCCGGCACCAACAAGTCATCTGCAGAGGATGGTGCCTAG
- a CDS encoding WhiB family transcriptional regulator, with protein MTRNINRPLHPARMSLAEVEAAWQVGGETPLPECTYDPELHVGPRLTIETSEERAARESVAREVCASCPALPACTLYALEARPTSGIWAGRTPDELAGEVVEEREVA; from the coding sequence ATGACACGCAACATCAACCGCCCGCTCCACCCGGCCCGCATGTCGCTCGCCGAGGTCGAAGCGGCTTGGCAGGTGGGCGGCGAAACGCCGCTCCCCGAGTGCACGTACGACCCCGAGCTGCATGTCGGCCCGCGGCTAACGATCGAGACCAGCGAGGAACGCGCTGCCCGGGAGTCCGTCGCCCGAGAGGTCTGCGCCTCCTGTCCGGCCCTGCCCGCCTGCACGCTCTACGCGCTGGAGGCCCGCCCGACCTCGGGTATCTGGGCCGGCCGCACGCCTGACGAGCTCGCGGGCGAAGTGGTGGAAGAGCGGGAGGTGGCCTGA
- a CDS encoding sporulation protein has protein sequence MIAEAVLFMEVRMSRMPNVALAHAMRRADCSNSGLASRVRQIASEEGVSLSCTHVDVKRWLDGVRPRTATARFIAEALSRKAGATFTLDDIGLAGVVTPETLEAALAHGGGVSDVGSRLLSLTRRDLADDPVAIQSVVVPDAWGEALISWLLSRPEPLKSRQNARPSVGQWDVQAIRSTTELFANMGFQFGGGHARSALIQYYNREVVPMLDGKFTEPVGRALYAAAAEITELVAWTAYDLGRHGLAQRYFLQGLRLAQESGDRMIGGLLLADMSHQANYLGRYNEAIRLARAAQEGCKDVATATPMALFHAMEARAHAGNGDEAQCAHALLEAEKFFSKRIVEDDPPWSRYFDAAELASEGAHCYRDLRVPSQAMQFVGQAVDLCDPMYVRTLAFDRLVQAASYVHIGEPAKAALVAMEAVDLAGPLKSERYLRYIRDLKAELVGYECEDSVQAFNTVIGEKYPALGT, from the coding sequence ATGATTGCCGAGGCCGTGCTTTTCATGGAGGTGAGAATGTCCCGTATGCCCAATGTGGCGCTCGCGCATGCTATGCGACGTGCCGATTGTTCAAATTCGGGGCTTGCCTCACGAGTGCGGCAGATTGCCAGCGAAGAAGGCGTAAGTCTGAGCTGCACGCATGTGGACGTCAAGCGATGGCTCGATGGCGTGAGACCACGCACCGCCACCGCGCGATTCATCGCAGAGGCGCTGAGCCGGAAAGCCGGCGCGACATTCACTCTCGACGACATCGGCCTGGCCGGCGTCGTCACCCCGGAGACTCTTGAGGCCGCTCTCGCACATGGCGGCGGGGTATCTGATGTCGGCAGCCGGCTTCTGAGCCTGACACGCCGAGACCTCGCCGATGATCCTGTGGCGATTCAATCCGTGGTCGTCCCAGACGCGTGGGGGGAAGCCCTCATTTCCTGGTTGCTCTCCCGCCCCGAACCGCTAAAGAGCAGACAGAACGCCAGGCCATCTGTGGGGCAGTGGGACGTACAGGCCATCCGCTCGACCACCGAGCTGTTCGCCAACATGGGCTTCCAATTCGGCGGCGGTCACGCGCGCTCCGCTCTTATCCAGTACTACAACCGCGAAGTCGTCCCGATGCTCGACGGCAAGTTCACCGAGCCAGTAGGGCGCGCGCTCTATGCGGCGGCTGCGGAAATCACCGAGCTGGTGGCCTGGACTGCCTATGACCTCGGGCGCCACGGTCTGGCGCAGCGGTATTTTCTCCAAGGATTGCGCCTGGCACAGGAGTCGGGCGACCGCATGATCGGCGGTCTGCTACTCGCGGACATGAGCCATCAGGCCAACTATCTCGGACGCTACAACGAAGCGATCCGGCTTGCCCGCGCCGCGCAGGAGGGCTGCAAGGACGTGGCGACCGCTACCCCCATGGCGTTGTTCCATGCGATGGAGGCACGAGCTCACGCCGGCAACGGGGATGAGGCGCAGTGCGCTCATGCACTGCTTGAGGCAGAGAAATTCTTCAGCAAGCGCATCGTCGAGGACGACCCTCCATGGTCGCGCTACTTCGACGCGGCCGAGTTGGCCAGCGAGGGCGCGCACTGCTACCGCGACCTCAGGGTCCCATCACAGGCGATGCAGTTCGTCGGTCAGGCAGTCGATCTCTGCGACCCCATGTACGTCCGCACTCTGGCCTTCGACCGCCTGGTGCAGGCGGCCAGCTACGTCCACATAGGCGAACCCGCGAAGGCGGCCCTGGTCGCGATGGAAGCGGTCGATCTCGCCGGGCCCCTCAAGTCTGAGCGCTACCTGCGGTACATCCGAGACCTCAAAGCCGAGCTGGTGGGCTATGAATGCGAAGACTCGGTGCAGGCGTTCAACACCGTCATCGGTGAGAAGTATCCTGCACTGGGCACTTAG
- a CDS encoding bifunctional DNA primase/polymerase produces MDALEQDLVEADRLRLPGAKRASNGRGDLARHALEAAARGWRVFPLTPRGKKPLRGFTDWERHATTDAGRVAAFWSRGPYNIGIACGPSRLVVIDLDQPKPGDQPPARYAEHHPHDGEHVFRLLCAERGQPYPADTFTVRTRRGGTHLYFTAPEDVDLRNSAGHKGGLAWLIDTRASGGYVVGPGSQAIQPDGTGRYEITLDVPPAPLPAWLAEALGPTTPPPPPSAADLLAGLPDHRLSRYGQAALRGEVERVATAQRGTRNHTLNTAAFNLGQLVARGALPAEVVITALQSAAEAANAEGAPNPPREIAAVIDSGLAAGIKAQPRRRRAA; encoded by the coding sequence TTGGACGCTCTCGAGCAGGACCTCGTCGAGGCCGATCGGCTCCGGCTTCCTGGAGCCAAGAGGGCGTCCAATGGGAGAGGCGATCTGGCCCGCCACGCCCTGGAGGCCGCCGCCCGTGGCTGGCGTGTCTTCCCGCTCACCCCGCGCGGCAAGAAGCCGTTGCGTGGATTCACCGACTGGGAACGGCACGCCACCACCGACGCCGGCCGCGTCGCCGCGTTCTGGTCGCGCGGGCCGTACAACATCGGCATCGCCTGCGGCCCGTCCCGCCTGGTCGTGATCGACCTCGACCAGCCCAAGCCCGGCGACCAGCCACCCGCCCGCTACGCCGAGCACCATCCGCACGACGGCGAGCACGTCTTCCGCCTGCTTTGCGCGGAGCGCGGACAGCCCTACCCGGCCGACACGTTCACCGTCCGCACCCGGCGCGGCGGCACCCATCTCTACTTCACCGCGCCGGAGGACGTGGACCTGCGCAACAGCGCAGGCCACAAGGGTGGCCTCGCGTGGCTGATCGACACCCGCGCCAGCGGCGGCTACGTCGTCGGCCCCGGCAGCCAGGCCATCCAGCCGGACGGCACCGGCCGCTACGAGATCACCCTCGACGTGCCACCCGCGCCGCTTCCGGCCTGGCTCGCCGAGGCCCTCGGACCCACCACACCGCCGCCACCGCCAAGCGCCGCCGACCTGCTGGCCGGCCTGCCTGACCACCGTCTCAGCCGGTACGGCCAGGCGGCGCTCCGTGGCGAGGTGGAACGCGTGGCCACCGCTCAGCGCGGCACCCGCAACCACACCTTGAACACCGCCGCCTTCAACCTCGGCCAGCTCGTCGCACGTGGCGCGCTGCCCGCCGAGGTGGTCATCACCGCTCTCCAGTCCGCCGCCGAGGCCGCCAACGCCGAAGGCGCCCCGAACCCGCCCCGCGAGATCGCCGCCGTCATCGACTCAGGACTGGCCGCAGGCATCAAAGCCCAGCCCCGCCGTCGCAGGGCCGCATGA